In the genome of Pseudomonas lalucatii, the window AACCGCTACCCGTGCATCGCCCACGGCATCGGCATGTGCGACGAGCACCCGAGCATCTTCTATCCCCAGGACTTCGAGAAGCACGGCTACGACGGGGTGATCGAGGAGAACATGACCCTCTGCGTGGAAAGCTACATGGGCGCCGAGGGCGGCTTCGAAGGGGTCAAGCTGGAGCAGCAGGTACTGGTCACCGCCAACGGCTGCGAGGTGCTGTCGCGCTACCCATTCGAGGAAGACCTTATGGCTTGAGGCCTGAGCGCGGAAGGGGCGTCGTACTGAACGCCCCTTCCGCGCGAGCGGGTGATCTAGAAGCGCTCGACATCCGGGCGCAGGTCCAGTTCGAAGGTCCAGGCCGAACGGTCCTGCTGGATCAGGTGCAGGTAGCTGGCAGCGATGGCCTCGGCCTTGAGGGTAGAGGCCTCATCTTCCCCTTGCGCCCAAATGACCCCGTCGAGAATCACGTGCGCCACATGAATCCCGCGCGGCCCCAGTTCACGGGCCATGGCCTGGGCCAGGCCGCGCTGGGCGGACTTGCTGGCGCCGAAGGCGGCGAACTGGGCGCCCGGCTTCACCGCCGAGGTGGCGCCGGTGAAGATGACGGTTCCCTTGCCTGTGGGCAGCATCCGCGAAACGGCCTGCTGCGCGCAGAGAAAGGCCCCCAGGCAGTTGCCCCGCCACAGCGTTTCGAAGTCGGCTGCCGTGGTCTCGAGCAAGGGTTTGCAGAGGAAGGTGCCGGCCGTGCAGACCAGCACCTCGGGCACCCCGAGTTCACGCTCGATGGCCGCGAAGGTCCGCTCCACAGCGGCCTCGTCGGTCAGGTCGCACGGGTACGCGCGCATCAGGCCTCCGGCATTGCCGATCTCCTGGGCGAGGCCGTCAGCGACTTCCTGGCGCCGGGCCAGCCCGGCCACCGCATACCCCTGCGCCGCCAGCGTGCGGCAGACCGCGGCGCTCAGCCCGGGACCGACCCCGGCGACCACGGCGACAGCTTTTTCGGTACTCATAGTCGACCTCCCTCTGTATCTGTGGTGGCGGATCAGCAGATATCCCCGCCGCTGAAGGCCTGGCCCTTGGGAATATCACGGTACTCGGCGAACACCTGCTCGAGCGGCACCGCCAGGGACTCGGCGACCACAGCGGCGGTGGCGCGCAAAACCGCCGCCTTGAGTTCGCCCGTGCGCCCTTCCAGGGCGGTGATCGAGATCAGCGGCGCGGCTCGCCCTGCTTCCGACGCGCTCCAGACGCGGTCGCCCTCGGCATAGGTGCCGGGGGCGACCGGCTGGAATATCGCCCAGCAATAACCCTGGGGGATGCCCAGCGCATCGGCCGCCGCGGCGGTGCAGCGGGTCAACAAGCGGCCGATGTCGCAACTTGCGGGGGCGATGGCCTGGATTCGAATGGTCGGCATTCAGCTTACTCCTGGTGGGTTGATCGAAATCATTGTTTACGCCCCTGCACGTAGGGGGCATGGGCGGTCAGGCCGCCGTCCAGCACGAACAGCTGGCCGCTGGCGAATGAGGCCTCGTCCGAGGCCAGCCAGGTCGCCAGGCTGGCGATGTCCTGCGGCTGGCCGAGACGACCGACCGGATGCTGGGCGATCACCGCCTCCTCGGCCTCGGCCGGGTCCGCCTGGCTCTTCAGGTAGGCGTCCATCATCTCGGTGCGAATCCAGCCCGGGCAGATGGCGTTGCAGCGAATGCCCGCGGCGCCGTAGTCCACGGCGATGGCCTTGCTCAGGGCATGCACGCCGCCCTTGGAGGCGCAGTACGCGGCCAGCCCCGGATCGGCGGCGAAACCGTCGTAGGAGCCGATATTCAGAATGACCCCGCCGCCGGCTTTGCACATGGGTTCCAGCGCGGCCTTGGCGCAGAGGAACACGCCCTTGAGGTTGATGCCCATCAGCCAGTCCCACTCGGCCTCGCTGGTCTCGCCGATGGGCTTCTCCAGCTGTACACCCGCGCTGTTGACCAGCACGTCCAGGCGCCCGCAGCGTTCGAGGGTGAAGTCCAGCAGCGCCTGCACTTCCTCGGCCTTGGCCACATCGGTACGGCAGAACATAGCACTGCCGCCGGCCAATGGCCGATCGGGCTCACTGCGCCCGGCCACCACCACCCGCGCGCCCTCGGCCAGGAAACGTTCGGCGATGGCCCGGCCGATGCCGCGGGTACCGCCGGTGACGATCGCCACCTTGCCAGCCAGCCTGCCGTTCATCTCAGCCTCCCGGGCTCAATAGCCGCGAACCGGATCGTAGATCGGGAACGGCTGCTCCCCCGCCTCGATGCGTTTGATGTTGTCGGCCATCAGCCTGGCGGCCGAGTGGGCGTAATTGATGCCGGCGATATGCGGGGTGACGAACACCTTGGGGTGACTCCACAGGGGGCTTTGCGCCGCCAGGGGTTCGCTGCAGAACACGTCCAGGGCCGCGGCCTCCAGATGACCGCTGTCCAGCGCCTGCACCAGGTCCTTTTCGACCAGGATCGGCCCGCGGCTGATGTTGATCACGCAGGCGCCGGCCGGCAGCAGGGCGAAGCGCTCGGCATTGAGCAGGTTCTCGGTGGCCGGGGTGAGCGGCAACACGTTGATCAGGATGTCCGTGCGCCGCAGGAAATCGGCCAGGCGCTCGTCGCCCTGGTAGAACTCGACGCCTTCGACGCTGACCGGATCGCGTCCCCAGCCGGCCACGCTGAAACCCAGGTCGCGCACGAACGTCGCCGCCACCGCGCCCATGGCGCCCATGCCGAGAAAGCCGACGCGGCGCTGCGCGGGATCGCGATGGGGATGGCGGCGCCACAGCTTCTTCGGCTGATCCTGCTGGTAGAGATGGTAGTTGCGGTGAAAGTGGATCACCCAGTGCACGGCGTGCATGGCCATGTCGCGGACCACCAGATCGTCCACCAAGCGCACGATGGGCACGCCCTCGGGCAACTCCGGATCACGGATGATGTGCTCCACGCCGGCGCCGAACGACAGGATCGCCTTGAGATTCGGGTAGCGCCGCAGGTCACCGAGCGGGTGCATCCACAGCGCCACGTACGCGATGTCGGCCGGGTCGCCGACATCGGGAAAGACCCGGAAGTCCAGGTCGGGTATGTGCTTGGCGAACTCCTGGCGCCAGGACTCGGGGTCGGCGCCTGCGTAACTGAACAGCAATGCCATGGGGCCTCCGCTGTGGAAGTGGATGGGATCAGCGCACGCGGTAACGGTCCACGGCATCGGGATCGAGGCTGAAGCCCAGCCCCGGACGCTGCGGGATGGCGATCTTGCCCTCGACTATTTCCATCTTTTCCCGGTACAGCGGCGAGAACCAGGACACATGCTCCACCGAGATGCAGTTGGGCGCCGAACCGGCGATGCTCAGGCTCTGCTCGGTGAAGATATGGGTGGACACCGGCACATTGTGGGCGGCGGCCAGGCTCGCGGCGCGGCGGAACTCGGTGAGCCCGCCGATCCGCTGCAGGTCGGGCATCAGGATGTCCGCGGCCTTGGCTTCGATCATCGCGCGCATGCCATGACGGGTGTACTCGGTTTCGCCCGAAGCGATCGGCACGTCCAGCGCCGCGGCCACGGCGGCATGGCCCTGGTGATCGTAGGAGGCCACCGGCTCCTCGAACCAGCCCAGGTTGAAGGGCTCCAGCATGCGCCCCAGACGAATCGCCTGATGGGGCGCGAAGGCCTGGTTGCCGTCGGCCAGCAGCTCAATGTCCGCACCGATCGCCTCGCGCACCGCGGCCACGCGGGCCACATCCTCTTCCATGCGCGGCTTGCCCAGGCGGATCTTCATGGAGCGGAAGCCCTGGGCCAGAAAGCCCCTGGCCTCCTCCACCAGCTCGTCGACACTCTGCGACAGCCACAGGCCGCTGCTGGCATAGGCCTTGACCGAATCGCGGTAGGCACCGAACAGCTTGTACACGGGCTGGTTGGCGGCCTTGCCGATCAGGTCCCAGCAGGCCGTGTCCAGCGCCGCCATCGCGCCGATGGTGATGCCTTCGTGGCCGATGGGGTTGATCTCGCGCCACATGCCGTCCCACATCCGCTCCACGTAGTGCGGGTCCTGCCCCACCACATGGTGGGCCAGGCTCTTGATCATGGTGTCGAACACGCTCAGCCGGGCGCTATTGAGGGTGAAGATGTAGTTCTCGCCGACCAGGCCGTTGTCGGCCTCCAGATAGACCAGCACACAGCCCACCGAGCGCGTCTCGTGAATGGCCGTGATCAGCGGCTTCTCCAGGGGCACCTCGACCAGCACGGTACGCAGATTCGTAATCTTCATTTGCACAGTTCCTGACTCGCTTGATTTGAGCGCCTACCTGAGGCTCAGCACGGGACAAGCCGGTCGCTCGGGCACTGTTCGTGCACGAGCCTGGCCTGCTACTTACGGTGACCAGCATAGTGTCGCTGATGATGGTTGACAATCATCAATTATCGATTTACAAAGAACACCAGTCGCAGCGCCAACTGGCCTGTATGGCCCGCAGAACAACTCCCCGACTCAGGAGCGAACGGTGAAAATCACGCGCATCTCGATCTATAGAAAGAGTCTCAGCTACGAAAGCGGTGCTTTCGCCTGGGGACGCGGCAACGTGATCGAGTCCAGTTCCTCCACGGTGGTGGTGATCGACACCGATGCGGGTATAAGCGGCGTCGGTGAGTTCTGCCCTTGCGGCGAGAACTACATGGTGGCCCACAGCGAGGGCACGGAAGCCGCCGCACGCCTGCTGGCGCCGCGCCTGCTGGGCGAGGACCCGCGGCAGCTGGCGCGCATCGAGCGGCTGATGGACAGCGTGATTCTCGGCCATGGCTACGCCAAGGCGCCCTTCGATTCGGCGTGCTGGGACATCCTCGGCAAGGCCACCGGCCAGCCGGTGTGGATGCTGCTCGGCGGCAAGCTCACCGACGGCGCGCCCATGTACCGCTCCGCGCCCCAGGGCGCGGCGCAACAGCTGGAGGTCGAACTGGAGCGTCTGCGTGGCAACGGCTACCGCCAGTTCCAGATCAAGGTGGGCAACGACTGGAAGGCCGATGTGGAACGCATCCACGCCGTGGCGCCCTTGCTCCGCAGCAACGAAAAGGCCATCGCCGACGCCAACCAGGGCTGGTACATGGACGAGGCCATCCAGGTGGCCCGCGCGACCCGCGGCCTGGACTTCATCATCGAACAGCCCTGCCACAGCTACGAGGAATGCCTGCAGGTGCGGCGCCATTTCGACCAGCCGATGAAGCTGGACGAGTGCATTGCCGACCTGCGCATGGCCGAGCGGGTGGTGGCCGACCGGGCATTCGAGTACGTGTGCCTGAAGCTGTCCAAGCAGGGCGGCCTGTCCAAGGCCAAGCGCATGCGCGACTACCTGGTCGACCACCGCATCAAGGTGGTCAGCGAAGACACCTGGGGCGGCGAGATCGCCACCGCGGCGGTGGCGCACTTCGCCGCCTCCACGCCGACCGACTTCCTCCTCAACACCACCGACCTGCACAGCTACAACAACGAGCGTACCGGCCAGCCGGCGCCCCGCATGGCGGACGGCAAGCTGTATGCCAGCGACGCACCGGGCCTGGGCGTGGAGGCCGACCTCGAGTCGCTCGGCACGCCGGTCGCGGTGTACGGGCGCCCCGCGTGAGCGCCAGCCCGTGGCTCGGCCATCCGCGCACCCGGCGAAGGCCGAGGTCTCCATGGCGGACCCGCCCCACCGCTCGCGCCCCATCGAACATCACTTGCATAACCAATAAGTACAAGAGGTAAACCATGCGCACTTCAGTCAAGACCCTCAGCACCCTAGCAGCCTGCATCCTCTCGGCCGGCGCGCTCACGGCCCAGGCCAGCTGCGAGCTCGACGAGACGATCCAGATCGCCGACATGAGCTGGGCCTCGGCTTCGACTCTTGCCCATGTGGAGTCGAAGATTCTCGAACATGGCTTCGGCTGCAAGACCGAGTTCGTCCCGGGTGAAACCGTCACCACCGCCACCACCATGGTCAAGAAGGGCCGTCCGCATATCGCCCCGGAACTGTGGAGCAGCAATGCCAAGAAACTGCTCGAGGAAGGCGAACAGAAGGGCAGCGTGAGCGTGGCCGGCAGCGTGTTCGCCGGCGGCGGCATCGATGCCTGGTGGGTGCCCAAGTACGTGGTCGAGCAGAACCCGGACATCAAGTCGGTGCAGGACCTGGCGCGCCACAGCGAGCTGTTCCAGGTGGCGGGCTCGGACAAGGGCCGCTTCTACAACAGCATCCCCGGCTGGTCGAGCGAGGCCCGCAGCAGCAACCTGATGCGCGCCTACGGCCTGGATGAGCAGTTCGAGGTCTACTCGGCCGGCTCCGGCGCCGCTCTGGATGCGGCCATCGTCTCCAACTACAAGCGCAAGAAGCCGATTTTCTTCTTCTACTGGGCGCCCTCGGCCATCCTCGGCAAGTACGACATGGTCAAGCTGGACATGGTCCCGTTCGATGCCGCCAACGACTCCTGCAACGCCGAGCCCAACTGCCAGACGCCATCGACCAGCGGCTTCCCGGTGGTGGCGGTGAACACCGTGGTGGCGGGGAAGATCAAGCAGCAGGCCCCGGCGATCTACCAGTTCCTCAGCAAGGTGCAGCTGGAGAACGACACGGTGAACAAGTTGCTCGCCTGGGGCGAGGACAACAGCGCCGATCCGGAACAGACCGCCGAACACTTCCTGAAGACCCACCAGGCCATCTGGACCACCTGGGTACCGCAGGACGTCGCCGCCAAGGTGATTGCCCAGCTCAAGTAACCATCCGCCCCTGGGCGCGACCCTGGTCGCGTCCAACCGATGCGAGGCCCTGCCGCCATGTTTCCTGAATTGATAGACCCCCGGTATTTCCGGGGCGCCGTCGACGACTCCATCGAGCAGTTCGTCATCCAGTGGGCGACCTTCCTCGAGGAGGCCTTCTACCCCTTCCTGCAACTGCTCAACCTGTTCGAGTCGCTGCTGCTGGGCAGCCCCTGGTGGCTGATCATCGGCCTGGTCGCCGCCGCGGCCTACGCCAGTTCGCGCAAGGTCCTGCTCGCGGCGTTGATCGCCCTGGCCATGTTCGCCATCGGCTTTCTCGGGCTCTGGGAAGACGGCATGCGCACCCTGGCCTTGATGCTGGTGTGCACCCTGGTGGCCACGTTGATCGGCATCCCGATGGGCATCCTGATGTCCTGGTCCAACCGCTTCCGCGCGCTGATGCTGCCGGTGCTGGACATCATGCAGACCATGCCCAGCTTCGTTTACCTGATCCCGGCGATCATGCTGTTCGGCCCGGGCAAGATCCCCGCCGTGCTGGCCACCGTGGTCTACGCCGTACCGCCGCTGATCCGCCTGACCGACCTGGGCATTCGCCATGTCGACGGCGAGATCATCGAGGCGGCCCAGTCCTTCGGCGCCAACCGCATGCAGAAGCTGTTCTGGGTGCAGATCCCCCTGGCACTGCCGAGCATCATGGCCGGCATCAACCAGGCCACCATGATGGCGCTGTCGATGGTGGTGATCGCCTCGATGATCGGCGCCCAGGGCCTAGGTTTCCAGGTCCTGCAGGGCATCACTCGCCTGGAAGTCGGCCGCGGCCTGCTGGCCGGCCTGGCCATCGTCCTCCTGGCCGTGGTCTTCGACCGCATCACCCAGGCCTTTGGCAAGCGCGCCCAGGCGCACCTGCACACCAACAGCTGATTGGGTACGACTATGAGCAGCAATTACAAGATCGAGATCAAGAACATCTACAAGGTGTTCGGTGCGGACCCGAGCGCCGCCATCGCCAAGATCAAGGGCGGCGCCAGCAAGAGCGAGATTCTCAAGCAGACTGGCAACGTAGTCGGTCTCAACGACGTCTCGATGGCCATCGAAGCCGGGCATATCCATGTGATCATGGGCCTGTCCGGCTCCGGCAAGTCGACCCTGATCCGCCACTTCAACCGCCTGATCGAGCCGACCAGCGGGCAGGTGCTGGTCGACGGCCAGGACGTGCTGCAGTTCAGCAAGAAGGAACTCGAGCACTACCGCCGGAACAAGGTCAGCATGGTGTTCCAGCGCTTCGGCCTGTGCCCCCACGACACGGTGCTGGCCAACGCCGCCTTCGGCCTCAAGGTCCAGGGCGTGAACCGCGCCGAACGCGAAGAGAAGGCGCGCTACTGGCTGGAACAGGTCGGCCTGGCCGGGGTCGAGCAACACTACCCGCGGCAACTCTCCGGCGGCATGCAGCAGCGCGTCGGCCTGGCCCGGGCGCTGGTCAACGACCCGGATATCCTGCTGATGGACGAGGCCTTCAGCGCCCTCGACCCGCTGATCAAGAGCGAGATGCAGGATCAGCTGCTGCAGCTGCAGAAGAAGCTCAACAAGACCATAGTGTTCATCACCCACGACCTCGACGAGGCGCTGAAGATCGGCGACCGCATCGCCATCCTCAAGGATGGCGAGCTGATCCAGCAGGGCACCCCGTCCGACATCCTGATGCGCCCGGCCGACGCCTACGTCAAGGAGTTCATCGGCGGAGTCAATCGCTACAAGGCGATCCGCGTCAGCCACCTGCTGCGCAAGCCGGCGCTGAG includes:
- a CDS encoding SDR family NAD(P)-dependent oxidoreductase, translated to MSTEKAVAVVAGVGPGLSAAVCRTLAAQGYAVAGLARRQEVADGLAQEIGNAGGLMRAYPCDLTDEAAVERTFAAIERELGVPEVLVCTAGTFLCKPLLETTAADFETLWRGNCLGAFLCAQQAVSRMLPTGKGTVIFTGATSAVKPGAQFAAFGASKSAQRGLAQAMARELGPRGIHVAHVILDGVIWAQGEDEASTLKAEAIAASYLHLIQQDRSAWTFELDLRPDVERF
- a CDS encoding quaternary amine ABC transporter ATP-binding protein, coding for MSSNYKIEIKNIYKVFGADPSAAIAKIKGGASKSEILKQTGNVVGLNDVSMAIEAGHIHVIMGLSGSGKSTLIRHFNRLIEPTSGQVLVDGQDVLQFSKKELEHYRRNKVSMVFQRFGLCPHDTVLANAAFGLKVQGVNRAEREEKARYWLEQVGLAGVEQHYPRQLSGGMQQRVGLARALVNDPDILLMDEAFSALDPLIKSEMQDQLLQLQKKLNKTIVFITHDLDEALKIGDRIAILKDGELIQQGTPSDILMRPADAYVKEFIGGVNRYKAIRVSHLLRKPALSMVSAGDSAAPQSSSIRHVQLHQSLEQVLPLLMDNDDPLAVHNDEGTLVGYLDKPDVMAALSR
- a CDS encoding SDR family NAD(P)-dependent oxidoreductase: MNGRLAGKVAIVTGGTRGIGRAIAERFLAEGARVVVAGRSEPDRPLAGGSAMFCRTDVAKAEEVQALLDFTLERCGRLDVLVNSAGVQLEKPIGETSEAEWDWLMGINLKGVFLCAKAALEPMCKAGGGVILNIGSYDGFAADPGLAAYCASKGGVHALSKAIAVDYGAAGIRCNAICPGWIRTEMMDAYLKSQADPAEAEEAVIAQHPVGRLGQPQDIASLATWLASDEASFASGQLFVLDGGLTAHAPYVQGRKQ
- a CDS encoding mandelate racemase/muconate lactonizing enzyme family protein — its product is MKITRISIYRKSLSYESGAFAWGRGNVIESSSSTVVVIDTDAGISGVGEFCPCGENYMVAHSEGTEAAARLLAPRLLGEDPRQLARIERLMDSVILGHGYAKAPFDSACWDILGKATGQPVWMLLGGKLTDGAPMYRSAPQGAAQQLEVELERLRGNGYRQFQIKVGNDWKADVERIHAVAPLLRSNEKAIADANQGWYMDEAIQVARATRGLDFIIEQPCHSYEECLQVRRHFDQPMKLDECIADLRMAERVVADRAFEYVCLKLSKQGGLSKAKRMRDYLVDHRIKVVSEDTWGGEIATAAVAHFAASTPTDFLLNTTDLHSYNNERTGQPAPRMADGKLYASDAPGLGVEADLESLGTPVAVYGRPA
- a CDS encoding tautomerase family protein, giving the protein MPTIRIQAIAPASCDIGRLLTRCTAAAADALGIPQGYCWAIFQPVAPGTYAEGDRVWSASEAGRAAPLISITALEGRTGELKAAVLRATAAVVAESLAVPLEQVFAEYRDIPKGQAFSGGDIC
- a CDS encoding mandelate racemase/muconate lactonizing enzyme family protein, with translation MKITNLRTVLVEVPLEKPLITAIHETRSVGCVLVYLEADNGLVGENYIFTLNSARLSVFDTMIKSLAHHVVGQDPHYVERMWDGMWREINPIGHEGITIGAMAALDTACWDLIGKAANQPVYKLFGAYRDSVKAYASSGLWLSQSVDELVEEARGFLAQGFRSMKIRLGKPRMEEDVARVAAVREAIGADIELLADGNQAFAPHQAIRLGRMLEPFNLGWFEEPVASYDHQGHAAVAAALDVPIASGETEYTRHGMRAMIEAKAADILMPDLQRIGGLTEFRRAASLAAAHNVPVSTHIFTEQSLSIAGSAPNCISVEHVSWFSPLYREKMEIVEGKIAIPQRPGLGFSLDPDAVDRYRVR
- a CDS encoding ABC transporter substrate-binding protein; its protein translation is MRTSVKTLSTLAACILSAGALTAQASCELDETIQIADMSWASASTLAHVESKILEHGFGCKTEFVPGETVTTATTMVKKGRPHIAPELWSSNAKKLLEEGEQKGSVSVAGSVFAGGGIDAWWVPKYVVEQNPDIKSVQDLARHSELFQVAGSDKGRFYNSIPGWSSEARSSNLMRAYGLDEQFEVYSAGSGAALDAAIVSNYKRKKPIFFFYWAPSAILGKYDMVKLDMVPFDAANDSCNAEPNCQTPSTSGFPVVAVNTVVAGKIKQQAPAIYQFLSKVQLENDTVNKLLAWGEDNSADPEQTAEHFLKTHQAIWTTWVPQDVAAKVIAQLK
- a CDS encoding 2-hydroxyacid dehydrogenase; translation: MALLFSYAGADPESWRQEFAKHIPDLDFRVFPDVGDPADIAYVALWMHPLGDLRRYPNLKAILSFGAGVEHIIRDPELPEGVPIVRLVDDLVVRDMAMHAVHWVIHFHRNYHLYQQDQPKKLWRRHPHRDPAQRRVGFLGMGAMGAVAATFVRDLGFSVAGWGRDPVSVEGVEFYQGDERLADFLRRTDILINVLPLTPATENLLNAERFALLPAGACVINISRGPILVEKDLVQALDSGHLEAAALDVFCSEPLAAQSPLWSHPKVFVTPHIAGINYAHSAARLMADNIKRIEAGEQPFPIYDPVRGY